GCGGTATTAGGGCGTCTTGGTGTGCAGACCGCATCGGTGATCGCTGTTATCGGTGCCGCCGGCTTAGCTGTGGGTTTGGCGCTGCAAGGTTCGCTATCCAACTTTGCCGCTGGTGTGTTGCTGGTTGCCTTCCGTCCGTTTAAAGCGGGCGAATATGTCGATTTGGGCGGCGTAGCGGGGACCGTGGTACAGGTACAGATATTCTCAACGACCTTACGCACTGTTGATGACAAAATCATCGTCGTGCCTAATGGCAAGATTATCGCTAATAACATCATCAATACCAGCCGTGAACCAAACCGCCGCACTGATATGGTTATCGGCGTAGCTTATGACGCAGATATTGATGTAGTGAAGAAAGTACTGGGTGACATCATTGCTGCTGATAAACGTGTGATGCAGGATAAAGGTGTGACGGTTCGTCTCAATGAGATGGCGGCATCCTCACTGAACTTCACGGTACGAGTCTGGACCACCAATGGCGACGCGGCAGATGTTTACTGGGATCTGCTGGAGAACTTCAAACGCGCATTAGATGCCCATAAAATAGGTATTCCATTCCCGCAGATGGATGTGCATTTGCATCAAACCGCCCAAGCGGAATCTAACCCGTCCGCATAACAACCGGAACGTGGTAAGTCCTGTCAAAGCGGGCTGATATTGGCCCGTTTCTTTTGACTTCTTTATGTTGACGCCCCTATCTATCCATTATTAGCTCTACTTATAGCTGATAAGAATTATCAATTTCCTCTGATGATTATCTCCCCGTACTATGCTGCTAATGGCTCGCCACACTCCTTTGCTATTTCCAATTATTATTTAAAGGTAACAGTATGTTAGCTGTATTTTTGCAAGGCTTTGCTCTCAGTGCCGCGATGATTTTGCCCCTCGGGCCGCAAAATGCCTTCGTGATGAATCAGGGTATCAAGCGTCAACATCATTTAATGAGCGCATCGTTATGTGCCTTGAGCGATATCATCCTCATTTGCGCTGGGATTTTTGGCGGCAGTGCATTACTGAGTCGCTCACCATTACTCTTAGCCTTGGTCACTTGGGGTGGGGTGGCTTTCTTGCTGTGGTATGGCTGGGGCGCATTAGTGGCCGCTTGGCGAGGGGGGAATGCCGCGTCTTCTGGCGCTGCAGGTGTACAAGGGCGCTGGCCTATCGTGGTGACATTGCTGGCGGTCACTTGGCTCAACCCTCATGTGTATCTCGATACGTTTGTGGTACTCGGTAGCCTAGGGGGGCAATTATTACCAGATGTGCGTCCGTGGTTTGCGCTGGGAGCCGTGAGTGCCTCTATCGCTTGGTTTTTTGCACTGGCGCTGTTAGCCGCATGGCTATCGCCTTGGCTTAATCGGCCCACCTCGCAGCGGATCATTAACTTACTGGTGGGGGGCGTGATGTGGTTTATTGCCTTTCAGTTAGCACTGCAGGGGTTAAATCTGTGAGTTTTTATCATTAATCCGAATCCCATACTTCGGAAGATATGCTACGTTTGATGGGTTAGTGGATGACCGATGGCAAATTAATCACTCTGCCAATAGGATTCTCGCAAGTGTAATTAACTGCAAATATATTTGTGGCTGCTTGGATTCACTGGTTATCTGGCTGACGTAGACTGATTTGTCATGCATATCTTAGGAGGCACCGTGAAGTTGAAGACATTGGCTTTGGCCGCAATGATGGGATTAGGGACGTTACCTTTGGCGCTGCAAGTTCAGGCTGCCGAAGTGCCAGAAGGGCCGCATGTTGTCACCTCCGGTACGGCCAGTGTGGATGCTACACCGGATATTGCGACTATCGCCATTGAGGTAAGTGTATCGGCCAAAGATGCGGCAGACGCCAAAAAACAGGCAGATACCCGCGTTGCACAATATTTTGATTTCCTGCGTAAAAGTGGCATTGAAAAGAAAGATATCAATGCGGCGAATATTCGTACACAACCTGAATATGATTATCAGAAAACCGGCGAAGCGGTATTAAAAGGCTACCGTGCAGTGCGTCAAGTTCAGGTAACGCTTCGTCAGTTGGACAAGTTGAACGAGTTGTTGGATGGGGCATTAAAATCAGGTCTGAATGAGATTCGCGCGGTCGAACTCGGCGTCGCAAACCCAGAGACTTATCGTGAACAGGCCCGTAAAAAAGCCATTGAAAACGCCATTAGCCAAGCCGGTTCTTTAGCCGATGGTTTTAAGGTCAAGCTGGGGCCCGTTTATAGCATTCGTTATCATGTCGCGAACTACCAGCCAATGCCAGTAGCACGTATGTTTAAGAGCGCTGAAGCGGCACCTGCCACCGATGCAGCTCAAACCTACGAGCAACAGACCATTCATTTCGATGATCAAGTCGATGTGGTGTTTGAGCTGCAAACAGCGACCAGCGCCGCTAAATAATTCAATCCTGCCTTAAGACCTGACGCCCATAAGATAAAAGGGCGTCAGTGACCTTTCTCATTGTGCGACTTTCTGGTGCAAAGCGGTGCCAGAACAACATACGCCGCTGGCGTAAACCCGGTGTCAGATCGATTAACTCACCTGAAGCCAACTCTTTTTCGATTTGCAGATGCGGGATCATACAGCAGGTGGTGCCTTGCCTTGCCAACTGAACAAAGGCTTCCGATGAATTAACGATATGGCAGGGAACGCTGCCAGGCGATAAATCAAAATTCTGCTGTAAAAATGCCTGATGCATATCATCCAAATGGTCAAAGGCCACGGCAGGGGCTTTCAGCAGAGCCGAGCGGGTGACGCCATTGGGGAAATAACGTTCCGCGAAGGGTTTAGAGGCAACAAACAGATAATCCAATGCCCCCAGTTGATCGACCAAACAGCTTGGTAAGGGTTGCGGCTGGATACTGACTGCCCCGACCACTTCACCACGGCGCAACCGCTCCTGTGTTCGCGTTTCATCTTCGACCTGTAAATTTAACCGAATAGGGGAATCGGCCAGTACCGGCTTTAATGCGGGCAACAGCCAAGTTGCCAGACTGTCGGCGTTTACCGCCAATGACAACAGCAATGGCGTATCTACACCAGTATCATTGCCGAGCCACTCTTCTTCCAACAACTCAACTTGATGCAGCAACGCGAGCAATTTCTGCCCTTGCTCAGTCGGACGAGGGGGAACGGTGCGCACTAACAATGGCTGACCGAACAGATTCTCCAACTGCTTGATGCGTTGAGATACCGCCGATTGTGTGATGCAGAGTTTTTGTGCAGCGCGTTCAAAACCGCGTTCACGGATCACCGCGTCCAGCGCTTGTAGCGTACGGTAGTCTGGGCGTTTCATCGGAGTCATCTCTCCAAAAATTTAGTCGATAGGGCACTATGCCACATTTTGGTCATTTTGTTTTGGCTGATGATGAAAGTCCCCGCCACAAATAAACCGATATAACTGTGATCCAGCTAGAAATAACCGCGTCCTATGCCTGTTTTATTGCGGCGTTTTATTCTGCGCATGTTCTATAATGGATTCAGTTTTTCATCTCATAGGCAGTGACTCACCATGACTCAGGACGAACTAAAAAAAGCAGTGGGCTGGGCAGC
The window above is part of the Yersinia massiliensis genome. Proteins encoded here:
- a CDS encoding oxidative stress defense protein, whose amino-acid sequence is MKLKTLALAAMMGLGTLPLALQVQAAEVPEGPHVVTSGTASVDATPDIATIAIEVSVSAKDAADAKKQADTRVAQYFDFLRKSGIEKKDINAANIRTQPEYDYQKTGEAVLKGYRAVRQVQVTLRQLDKLNELLDGALKSGLNEIRAVELGVANPETYREQARKKAIENAISQAGSLADGFKVKLGPVYSIRYHVANYQPMPVARMFKSAEAAPATDAAQTYEQQTIHFDDQVDVVFELQTATSAAK
- a CDS encoding LysR family transcriptional regulator ArgP codes for the protein MKRPDYRTLQALDAVIRERGFERAAQKLCITQSAVSQRIKQLENLFGQPLLVRTVPPRPTEQGQKLLALLHQVELLEEEWLGNDTGVDTPLLLSLAVNADSLATWLLPALKPVLADSPIRLNLQVEDETRTQERLRRGEVVGAVSIQPQPLPSCLVDQLGALDYLFVASKPFAERYFPNGVTRSALLKAPAVAFDHLDDMHQAFLQQNFDLSPGSVPCHIVNSSEAFVQLARQGTTCCMIPHLQIEKELASGELIDLTPGLRQRRMLFWHRFAPESRTMRKVTDALLSYGRQVLRQD
- the argO gene encoding arginine exporter ArgO, producing the protein MLAVFLQGFALSAAMILPLGPQNAFVMNQGIKRQHHLMSASLCALSDIILICAGIFGGSALLSRSPLLLALVTWGGVAFLLWYGWGALVAAWRGGNAASSGAAGVQGRWPIVVTLLAVTWLNPHVYLDTFVVLGSLGGQLLPDVRPWFALGAVSASIAWFFALALLAAWLSPWLNRPTSQRIINLLVGGVMWFIAFQLALQGLNL
- the mscS gene encoding small-conductance mechanosensitive channel MscS, whose product is MEELNVVDGINEASTWLVNNQDLLIQYAVNLVAALLILTVGSIIAKVVSRMLARVMKLRGIDVTVADFLAAMARYSILAFTIVAVLGRLGVQTASVIAVIGAAGLAVGLALQGSLSNFAAGVLLVAFRPFKAGEYVDLGGVAGTVVQVQIFSTTLRTVDDKIIVVPNGKIIANNIINTSREPNRRTDMVIGVAYDADIDVVKKVLGDIIAADKRVMQDKGVTVRLNEMAASSLNFTVRVWTTNGDAADVYWDLLENFKRALDAHKIGIPFPQMDVHLHQTAQAESNPSA